ACGACTTGCGGTCGATGTCGACGGCCTTGTTGAGCTCGATCAGCTTGGTGGTGTCGAGCGCCGCGGACACCTTGTCCAGGGCAGCGATCAGCTCGGGCGTGGACGCCTTCTTGTTGATCGCGGGGATGACGTTGTCGGTGTTCTGCAGTTTCTTGTCGTCGGTGAGGACGACCAGCTTGTCGCCGGCGACCGGGGCGCAGCCCTGGCCACCAGCAGCCGCGGCGGACGGAGGCGCTTCGGTGCCGGAGGAGCCCGCCTCACCGCAGCCGGCAAGGACGACGACGGCCGCGGCGAGGGCTCCGGCCGTACGGAAAAGGTTTCGACGCATTACTGCCGCCTTCTGTGTCCCGGCGCCGCCCGGATGACGACGCCGCGTGTCCGACGGGGCAGCCAAGGTGCACTGCCCACGTGCAGTCCTGGTCATTCCTATCAAGGGGGTATGACAAGATCAGCTTTTGATGCCGGAGCGTTATCCGGTGCTTACCGTCACAGCGGTCCGGCGTCGCTTCCGTACCCGCAGGGCGGGGGGCGTAACCAGACGCTGGACGAGGGCCAGCAGACCCTCGACGAGAAGTGCGAGCAGCGCCACCGCCAGGCCCCCGGCGACAATCTGGCCACCGCCGCCGTTGCTCATCCCGATCCCGAAGCCGGCGCTGATGATCTGGCCCAGCCCACCGCCGTTGACCAGGGCGGCCAGCGCCGCGGTCGCGACCACCTGGACCGACGCGGTGCGCAGGCCGGCGGCCAGATAGGGCACCGACAGCGGCAGCTCCACCTGGCGCAGCAGCTGCCCGCCGGAGAGGCCCATGCCGCGGGCCGCCTCCCGGGTCTCCGGGTCGATCGAGCGCAGGCCGGTGTACGCGTTCGCCAGCAGCGGCGGCACCGCGAAGACGGCCAGGGCCACCACGACCGGCGGCTTGCCGAAGCCGAGCGGGGTCAGCGGCAGGATGGTGAGCAGCGCCAGGGTCGGGATGGCCAGGGTGAGGTTGGCCGCGGTGACCACCGGGCCGCCGCCCTTGCCGCGGTGCCCGAGCCAGATGCCCAGCGGCCAGCCGATCACGCAGCCGAGCAGCACCGCCCAGAAACTGATCACCAGGTGCTCGGTCAGGCGGTCCAGCAGGCCGCCCGGGTTGGTCCAGTTGAGCGGGTCGTTGAGCCAGGTGAACCCCTCGTTGAAATAGCTCACGCCGCACGTCCCCGGGTCCACGGGGTGAGCAGCCGGCCCAGCCCGGACAGCAGCAGGTCGAGGATCAGGGCCAGACCCACGCAGAGCACCGTCCCGGTCATGATCTCCGCTTTGTAGAAGTTGTTCCGGAAACCGCCCAGGATGAGATCACCCAGGCCGCCCTGCCCGATCAGCGAGCCGACCGTGACAAGTGCCACAGTGGAGACGGTGGCCAGACGCAGCCCGGTCAGGATGCCGGGGAGCGCCAGCGGCAGCTCGACCCGCCACAGCCGGCCGAACCGGCCGTATCCCATCCCGGTCGCCGCCTCGATGACCTCGGCCGGGACCTGGGTCAGCCCGGCCAGCGAGTTGCGGACCAGGACCAGCAGCGCGTACAGCACCAGGGCGATCAGGACCGAGGTGGTGCTGGTGGTGCCGACCAGCGGGGCCAGCAGGGAGAGCAGCGCCAGCGAAGGGATCGTGTAGAGAATGCCGGAGAGTGCGAGAATCGGCGCGGTCAGCGGTCTGATCCAGTAGGCGACGACGGCGAGCGGCACGGCGACCAGCAGCGCGATGAGCACGGTCTGCGCGGTCAGCCCGGCGTGGAAACGCAGGGCGGTGCCGATCGCGTCGGCGTTCTCGGTGACGTACCGCCAGGAGAACCACGGATTCCCCGGGCCGTCATCGGCGGGTGCGGCCACCGGTGTCAGCGATGCCGGGCCCCAGGACAGGAGAGACATACGTGGACGCTACCGCGGCATCGATCACCCTGGCGGACGTCGGCAAGGTGTACCCGGACGGCACGGTCGCCGTCGAGGACTTCAGCCTGGAGGTGCGGGCCGGCGAGCTGGCGGTGCTGATCGGCGCCTCCGGCTCCGGGAAGTCGACCATCCTGCGCATGATCAACCGGCTGATCGAGCCGACCCGCGGTGAGATCACCATCGACGGCCGCAACGTCCTGAAACAGGATCCGGTGCAGCTGCGCCGGCAGATCGGCTACGTGATCCAGAACGTCGGGCTGTTCCCGCACCAGACGGTCCGGGCCAACGTCGGCACGGTGGCGAAACTGCTCGGCTGGGACCGCAAGCGGATCAACGCGCGCGCCGACGAGTTGCTGGAGCTGGTCGGTCTGGACCCGGCCCGGTACGGCAAGCGCTTCCCGCACGAGCTCTCCGGCGGCCAGCGGCAGCGGGTCGGCGTGGCCCGGGCGCTCGCCGCCGACCCGCTGGTGCTGCTGATGGACGAGCCGTTCTCGGCGGTCGACCCGATCGTGCGGGCCCGGTTGCAGGAGGAGTTCCTGCGCCTGCAGGCCACCGTGCGCAAGACGATCGTGCTGGTCACCCACGACATCGACGAGGCGGTCCGGATGGGCGACCGGATCGCGGTGCTGGCCGAGGGCGGCCGCCTGCTTCAGTACGCGACACCGGCCGAGCTGCTGAGCCGCCCCGCGTCGGCCGAGGTGCGGGACTTCGTCGGCGCCGACCGTGGCATCCGGCGGCTGGCCGTGACCCCGGTCCGCGAGGTGATGGCCGCCGTCGACGGTGCCGCGAAGGATCTGCCGAGCGTGGACGCCGCCGCCACCCTGCACGACGCCCTCGCCGTGATGCTCACCGAGGACGCCACCACGGTCCTGGTGACGGAGAACGGCCGCCCGGTCGGTCAGGTGACCCGGACGGCCGTCTTCGAGACCCCGGCGGAGACGGTGGTCTAATCGGCAGCGCCGCGCCGGCCGCCCAGGGTGGCCAGGCCGACGATCCAGCCGATGAACAGGCCGTAGGTGGCACCGGAGCTGCTCGCCCGCATGGCGCCGAGCAGCGAGGGGTCGGTGAAGAACAGCATGGCGAGCAGGGCGGCGAACGCGCCCGCGAAGATGTACGCGGCCCAGCCGGCCAGGAACTGACTGATCGTGCCGCGGGCTCGCGCCAGTTGCGAGCCGGGCAGCAGGATCAGGAAGACCAGGGTCAGCACGACCACCAGGATCGCGCGGAGATCGCCGACGATCACGCCGCGCAGTGAGTCCCCACTGTCGAATTTCCACGCCGGCCAGTGCAGCAGGCGCAGCCACCAGCCGAGCCCAGTGTCGCCGTCGACACTGCTGTTCACCCAGTCCCCGTACCAGGGACTGCCGAAGATCAGAACCAGCAGGAACGCGGCGAGGGTGCCCGCGCCCGGTGCGGTCTTGAACCTGCTCTCGGTTGCCATGGCCCCTATTTCCCAGCGGGGTCATGGCATCAAACGATGCGTGTCGCCTCAGTGACCGAGTGTCACTACTTTGACAGATAGTCGATGAAGGCGGCTCGCAGCAGCGGCTCCTGCTCGCCGAGATCACGGCCCTCCAGCTCGCGCCAGAGGGCGACCGCCTCGTCCACGGTCGGGCCGATCGAGTTCGGCGCCCCGTCCAGCGCGGCGGCCTGATCGGCGTCCGGCAGGTGTTTCAGCACCGACCAGAAGAAACGGACGTCGCGCTTCTCGCGGGCCTTGGCGAAGGCGCGCTCGCGCAGCTCCTCAGTGGGCAGGGCGTCCAGTTCGGCGAAGCCGGGCAGGGTCATGTCCGAAATCATACGGTCAACGGGTGGCGCCCCAGGGTCCGTCGTCCCAACGGTCGCTGCGGGCCGGCGGGGCGGCCGGGGTGTTCCAGGTCTCCGGCAGGGTGGGCGACCAGTTGCTCAGGCCGCTGGACGGCGCGGTGTTCCAGTCCTCGGACCTGGCGGCGGTGGCCAGCCGCCCGTACGACTCGACGATCCGGGTGGCCACCAGGCCGGCCGCGAACACCGTGCCGGCGATCGCGAAGAGCGCGATGTCCAGATTCCTCCGGCTCTGGTAGTCCAGGAAGATGGTCAGCGCCATGACCGCGAAGAGCGTGCCGAAGATGCCGCCGCGCCGGCCGTACGCGCTGGTCCCGCCGAGCAGCGCCAGGCCCAGGCCGATGCCGGTCCACTCCAGGCCGGTGCCGGGCTGGATCGGGCCGGCCGACTGACCGGCCAGGATGACGCCGGCGCCGGCCGCGAAGACCGAGGAGACGATCAGGGCCAGCAGCACCGGCAGCACCACCGCGGGGCCACGCCGGCCGGCCGGGTCACCGACCGGGCGCATCCGGCCGAAGAACCGCCGCACCGGGCCGATCGCGCCC
Above is a genomic segment from Actinoplanes ianthinogenes containing:
- a CDS encoding ABC transporter permease produces the protein MSYFNEGFTWLNDPLNWTNPGGLLDRLTEHLVISFWAVLLGCVIGWPLGIWLGHRGKGGGPVVTAANLTLAIPTLALLTILPLTPLGFGKPPVVVALAVFAVPPLLANAYTGLRSIDPETREAARGMGLSGGQLLRQVELPLSVPYLAAGLRTASVQVVATAALAALVNGGGLGQIISAGFGIGMSNGGGGQIVAGGLAVALLALLVEGLLALVQRLVTPPALRVRKRRRTAVTVSTG
- a CDS encoding ABC transporter permease, which produces MSLLSWGPASLTPVAAPADDGPGNPWFSWRYVTENADAIGTALRFHAGLTAQTVLIALLVAVPLAVVAYWIRPLTAPILALSGILYTIPSLALLSLLAPLVGTTSTTSVLIALVLYALLVLVRNSLAGLTQVPAEVIEAATGMGYGRFGRLWRVELPLALPGILTGLRLATVSTVALVTVGSLIGQGGLGDLILGGFRNNFYKAEIMTGTVLCVGLALILDLLLSGLGRLLTPWTRGRAA
- a CDS encoding ABC transporter ATP-binding protein — its product is MPGPRTGETYVDATAASITLADVGKVYPDGTVAVEDFSLEVRAGELAVLIGASGSGKSTILRMINRLIEPTRGEITIDGRNVLKQDPVQLRRQIGYVIQNVGLFPHQTVRANVGTVAKLLGWDRKRINARADELLELVGLDPARYGKRFPHELSGGQRQRVGVARALAADPLVLLMDEPFSAVDPIVRARLQEEFLRLQATVRKTIVLVTHDIDEAVRMGDRIAVLAEGGRLLQYATPAELLSRPASAEVRDFVGADRGIRRLAVTPVREVMAAVDGAAKDLPSVDAAATLHDALAVMLTEDATTVLVTENGRPVGQVTRTAVFETPAETVV